aaTTGAAGAGGGTTTGTAAGTAACAAGTGCTAAGATCCGGAtgcaggcagtctgactccagggcTTGCATTGTTAACCACTAAGCTATATGCTACCACTTTAAGAATGATAAagcattttgtaaaaaaaaatttttttaaactactgtttGCCAGTGAATTATGATACCCTAAACTAGGAACGATTGCTCAATACTCCATGTTTTTTATGTAAAGAGGTAAATGAGTATCCCTTGTAGTAATGTTATTTGGTTACCCAACAGGCAAAGGACCTGTTTGCTAAGGCTCTCTCCAAGTACTAAAGGAAAACAACGAATATAAACAAGCAAGGGATCTGGAAGTGCTCTGGATCTGAAAGTTCCAGAATGCTCTGTAGATGATGAATTATCTCAGTAATCTGGTGACAGAAACCTAGCTTAGTTGGGCCCCAGGTCTCCAGTCTGTTGCCACTCCAAGCACCCAATATTCAAGTACAAATTACTCCCTAACAGTTACCTCTGTGTCTTTGCTGATACTGTTCCCTCAACAGAGCACCCTTCTCTGCTTAGGCCATTTGAGCTGGCCATAAACGTTTTTACATGCAAGATAGACCAAAATCTGATGTATTTTCTAATGCCCACAGGAGATGCTGAACATAAGCCATATATTTGTGGGGATGCAGATTCTGCCTCTACTGTTCTGGATGGAACTGAAGACTACCTCATTCTGGCCTGTGATGGCTTCTATGACACCGTGAACCCTGATGAGGCAGTGAAAGTTGTGTCTGATCACTTGAAGGAGAATAATGGAGACAGCAGCATGGTTGCCCACAAATTAGTGGCATCAGCTCGTGATGCTGGGTCAAGTGATAACATCACTGTTATTGTGGTATTCCTGAGGGACATGAACAAAGCTGTAAATGTTAGTGAGGAATCAGATTGGACAGAGAACTCTTTTCAAGGAGGGCAAGAAGATGGTGGGGATGATAAGGAGAATCATGGAGAGTGCAAACGCCCTTGGCCTCAGCACCAGTGCTCAGCACCGGCCGATCTAGGCTATGATGGGCGTGTGGATTCGTTCACTGATAGAACTAGCCTGAGCCCAGGGTCCCAAGTCAACGTGCTGGAAGACCCAGGCTACCTAGATCTCACACAAATAGAAGCAAGCAAACCTCACAGTGCCCAGTTTTTGCCACCAGTTGAGAGGTTTGGTCCTGGTGCACCAAAGAAGGCAAATTTTATTAATGAGCTAATAATGGAGAAAAAATCAGTTCAATCATCATTGCCTGAACGGAGTGGTGCTGGAGAGTTTCCCTCTTCTTTTAATTTGGGTTCAACAGGGCAGCAGATATGCAGAATGGAGAGCTTGTCTCCTGTTTGTTCTAGGTTGGAAAATGAACAGTTCAAATTCCTGGGAAAGAGAGTTTCTAGATTGTATCGTTTACACTACCACTACTCAAAGAGGCGGCACGGATTCAGATTTAATccaaagttttattcttttctctctgttcgaGAGCCTTCCCACAAAACAGGCACTAGCCTGTCCTCACTTATTCGAAGTGGGAAGAGAAATAGGATGTTAAGAAGTTCTCTACCATGGAGACAAAACAGTTGGAAAGGGTACAGTGAAAACATGATGGGGAAGCTTAAAAAGAGTAATGCTATTCCATACCCAGCTCTTCCctggagttttaaaatataataaataactttCTCTTTAAAGTAGGCTAGCTAGCTCTCCCCCAGTAAAGACATCACTATCAGAGTAGAAACAAGGTAGACATTTCTGAAATATTGTGTGCTTCATTATGAGCCATGGATGGCTCAactcttaaatgtaaatagatctCTAGGAAACTCACTACAGTGTTTTCAATCTAATAAAAAAGTACTGGCGGTTTCACTAGCAAAATTATACACCTGGTCCCAGTGACGTGTCTCTGTACCTAcgtaccacccccaccccatgacCCTTTCACGTCACTAGTGGAAGCTTGCAAGTTGGTTATTTCAGTCAGGAGATACAGTGTTGAAATCTCACAGCAGGTGAAATCTGTTCTGATGTGCCTAATAGATCTCTGGAAAACTTAATGCAGAATTAGATCTAGTTGGGGAATGTTCCTCAAAAGACTGGGGACTATAAGGGAAAGCCCCTCCCCTTTTTTGGTAGGTAAAAGGCTAAAAGCCACATGGGTTTTAACTGGTAACAATGAAAGTAGAAAACTAGTGTAAAAATGTCATATTCTCAGACTTGTGAGGTGGTATATAGTCAAACAGATTCactaattttttcctgtaacataGAAGACCAACAAtgaaaattttttgaattaaaaagtaTTTCCTAGGGCTGTAGCTATTTGGGAGTTTCATAACCTGTTATGGTGCTTTTGacggaattattattattttttagaagacTGCTGTCAATTGGTTTTAACCTATGATGCTAATGTGTTTTTCACTGTACCTTCATCTCAGGAGTAAACTTCTTTAATGGAGATGATTTCAGGTACAGATATACTAGAATCAAGTtgccattttaaaagaaaatcaaatagtatttctatttttttctgcctttttttttttaaaaaaaagttcagacAGCAAAGGCATGTACTACGATCAAATAAAAAGTGGTGTTGGAGAATGAAAAATATTAGTTCTAACTTCTATAAAATTGTTTCCCCCAAGGGAATGAAATAATTGGTGTGGAAGAGGCTGAAAGTACTGCCTAAAGTGAGCCCAGAGGCCAGGTGCAAAGGAGAATGCAGATTACTGCAGCTGAGGTCTGTTTAGTTGTAAATTTGAGTCCTGCAGCGTCAGACCAAATAGTACACGTTtctcttttcaatatttatttacatttgataCTCTGAAATTGTCTGCTTTTTGTCATTTCTACAGTTTCAAGTCAGAACCATATCTGCAACTAGAGGCGGCAAATAAACTAATAATCAGATTCGTTCAGGGAGGCAGCCTGATTCTTTGAGAATCATGAGTGTCTCCACGTGACATTTTACCCTCCCCCAGTCGAGCATGGAGCAGCCACGCCGATGCACAGGAGCTGCCTGCTGCAGGGCTCACTCCCTCATACTGTTGGGAGGTGCTAAATGCTCTTGCTGGGAAACGTGCACTGAGCAATCCTGTTTTAACATAATACTAACACACTAATTACTTTATGTTCCCCAGACTCATAATGGAGGACTAAGATTCCTGGATCTTAAAAACAGAGGACTGCAGCGTATTTTGGGGTGCCAGTGTAGCTctatcaaacaaataaaaacagattcaCTTTAGCAACAGATTGATAATCTACAgatcttactttttaaagtttggatGTAAGTAGCGATTTTCAGTATTCGTTTTCCCTTATTTTGAAGTCATTTCTTCTCAAGTCTTGTGACACATGGCTGAAAAGGAGGGAGCACCCATGGCTCCAACCGTAGTACCAGAATCTTTTCACCATCCTGATGCTTTACCCCCATACATGGACCTCACTCACATCTGTCATTTTTGGACGCCTAGATCTTGTTAACAACCCATCAGGTGCAGGGTCAGTTTCAAATCAAATTATCATCTAAGGAAGCAAGAAAACAGAGGCAGCAGAACACTGGTATATATTATAGCCCAAAGCACTAAGCTaaggtaaaaattttttaaagatttttctataGTTGTCTATTGCTAATGATTTTGATCAGAATAAAGAAGGTGAAAGGAAATAAGGTACAAATGACAGGTTTTTTCAGTGGGGAAAAATGGTTGGATGAAATTGGGACTAAGAGACCACATCTTTAAGGGTCTGAATTTTGTAGGTGTAACTACATAAGCAGCGTTAACTCCATTTCTGATACCAGTAGCCCtctagaaaataaagcaaagtagTTCTAGTGTGGTCACGTTATAAGCCAATATTGTGAAAAATAGCAACTACTATTCATTTGTTCACGACATGCATATTTATAGAATCGTTAGGTACCACTTGTAAGGTAAGTCCTTTAAAATTCTATAATACATATTAAAGTAGTGGTTATTGGTCTGATATATACTGCTCTTGGTTCTATAAACTAGATAAAAAGCAGTGCTTTGTGAAATGCAGTGTTATATCTTAATGCCACTGGTGATAGAAAGTAGTTCCCTTCAGTTCAAATCCTGTGCCCTTATCTGCTGCTTGCTGACGTAAGCAATAAGTCCCCCCTCGTACTAATGGTGTCTACACATTTCTGTAACTTGTATTTAATGATGGTGTATCTGGTGATTGTAAAAATATTAGACagatataaaagtatataatatatattaaccGTTAATGCTGAGGTACAGTCTGAATTACGTGTCTTGTACTTTTATTCATTGTGTAATTTAGTGATGGTGGAAGTTCTACATTCAGTCCTTAAGATGGCAGTATCCCTTTTACAGTTTAACATGATCTGCATCAACTTGTCTGCTTGCTCAAGTTTTGTTAGaataggaaataataaatataaaaaagaaagtgtaGTGCTGGTTAGGGAAACAGACTTCAAGTCACTGACTGAAGTCAATACAAACTCCTTGTACATTCACTGTGAGTTTCAAAGGGAATCAGTCCCTAATTTAAAGGTTTCCTTTGTTCACTTTCTGGATGTGTACTTTTGAGGGATATCTGAGGTTAAGCAACACTACAGCACCAAACACTGGGGCTATTAATCCCATTTAGGTCTGTACTGAAAAGGATGGTggaaatacatgtatataactTTTCTTTACCTAAAAGTGCCATCCATTGTCCTTGAATTAATACAAAGTTACTGTTGCATTTAATTTAACTAGGAGGATCCTCGAAAGTTAACACCTTTTCCAAGGACAATGTCAACAATGTCAATGTCAACACGGAGTCTGATTCTGACCACATTTATAGTGGTACTACAATGTCAACGTGGTGGTATAGTGTCACACTGCATCTTCATGACAACCATACTCCTTTGTTGGAACACTGTGCCAGTAAGAAGCGCAACATCCAACGGGCAGATGAAATGATGCATAAAGAAGTGTTTACAGATAAAACTGCTGTGGTTCCAGTACTTCCTTCCCCATCAAAGGCTTGCTGAGGCTTTGTGAGAAAGTgatctaaattattattttaatgtttgtttaaaCATAATTTGTTCACTCAGTGATCATTCACACCGAAGCAATGCCATAAAAGTTTTGGTCATACCATAATTCAGGAGAGTTAGTCTTTGGAtcataaattagaaaaagaaaagaacatgcttcttttcaccttttaaaatcacatgacGGTAAAGGACAGATACCCACTCTTCTGTTCTGACCCGTGAATAGCTTAAATGCTTTTTTCCAAAACGAGATACTTCCAGTGTTATGACTATTTCCCAGAAATGGTACTGTGTTGAAAAATAATTGTTACTTCCTCTAGCAgcattttatcttgttttaaaGACGACTATATTGTACTAATCAGAAAATATGAACTAAGATAGGGAGCTCCAGACTGACACAGCAGTtgttctggaaaaggaaaatactCTGATAAACTTTGATGTATGAAATAACGTACAGACACGTCAGTGTTACCTCTTACTCTAGGTGCTCTTTGGTGAGAGACAGGCTTTGTTCTCTTGTTCATGACATTTCTCTGCAAAGAATTCTCTATGGAGTGGAGCAAATGAAGTGAATCATTTCTTACCAAGCAAATTTATCAATTTATAAATCTTCTCTACAGCTCACTTTTGAGTTCAGTTGTAATCATGAGTGATccttcatattttattaaaactgtTCATTCAGGTAAGAAGTATGTTGGAATTTTGCCAATATCTTAATAAAACCCAGCAACTTAAAACCACTaggcatttgtcttttttattcaaaGGAAGGTTATTTCGTGCTGGGATTTAGGGTGATTGATTCCCTCAgagctgaaaataataaaatcctgAGGTGGCAGTTTTCTAAACCTCTTAAAGtgggaacattttaaaaagaaagtttgcTAAGTGCTGCTACAACTGTTATTCTCTCCCCAGAAAAACCAGAAGAGATATAGCTCATCTTACACGTTTCCCCCATCAGTTTAAATGTTGGGGGCAGCGGGTTATCCTAAAAGAGATGAAATGAGGAACAGGACCTGCCAACGGCTAAGTGCTGACTCCGCCAATCTCCAACTACTTTATTCTTCAAACTCTGAGTccagcccaagttcctccctctCCCTTAAGTCTTTTTCCCCTTTTCGTTTCAaactggaagaaaggaaataatcaggtgAATTGTGGCTGAAAGTCTGTCAGGAAGAATGCTTTAAGAGAGTAACaggagataaaaagagaaagaaaggacaatGTGGGGGACAGAAATAAAGCTGATAAAACAAGACATCTCCGTCTAAGGGAATGGCATTAAACCTGAAAAATAAGTAAACCTAATCAATACACTGCATTCttaccctcctctccccaccattAATTCCTAGAAAATTAATTTCATAGTTGTTGTAACAACCTTAAACTCCTAATTACTTAAATTCATTCAAGTACTTAGTATGACTCTATATAGACCCCAAAGAAGGAATAATTGAGAAAACAAAGTGAAGGTCTGCAAGAATCATGTACTTGCAAGAGTTTGCTAAAGCAGGGaatgaaagaaaagcaatattATGATAAGTATTATTTATACTTGAAAAAAATCCCCTATTAGTATTCTTAGTTCAAAAGGAACATGCCTTTCTGAAGCAGTAGCACACAGCAAGATATTAAGCAAACCACTAAGTATACTGAACTCATTTGAATTTAATAGAAATTTATCTAAATTACCAAATTATCAAGTATGATTGCCTGAAATAAGGTGTTTAattgttcatttcctttttccGTTACAAGTTTGTCGTCTGTCATTTTAACAGCAATTAGTAAAGAACACTCTTCCATTGCACTTCTTTAGGAAAACCTACTTCTGCTTGGCCAAGGAATAATGTCATGGAAGatcctttttaatttatatttcaaacaaAT
This sequence is a window from Pseudorca crassidens isolate mPseCra1 chromosome 19, mPseCra1.hap1, whole genome shotgun sequence. Protein-coding genes within it:
- the PPM1E gene encoding protein phosphatase 1E isoform X2 — protein: MAGCSPEEKTYRRFLELFLGEFRGPCGGGEPEPEPEPESEPEPEPELVAAEAPEASVEEPGEEAATVAATEEGEQEQEQDPEPEEEVVAAEGEEEEAAASRGQSAVPPPPQPQLPPLPPLPRPLSERITREEVEGESLDLCLQQLYKYNCPSFLAAALARATSDEVLQSDLSAHYIPKETDGTEGTVEIETVKLARSVFSKLHEVCCSWVKDFPLRRRPQLYYETSIHAIKNMRRKMEDKHVCIPDFNMLFNLESLRCGTTGVVTFIRGNMLHVAWVGDSQVMLVRKGQAVELMKPHKPDREDEKQRIEALGGCVVWFGAWRVNGSLSVSRAIGDAEHKPYICGDADSASTVLDGTEDYLILACDGFYDTVNPDEAVKVVSDHLKENNGDSSMVAHKLVASARDAGSSDNITVIVVFLRDMNKAVNVSEESDWTENSFQGGQEDGGDDKENHGECKRPWPQHQCSAPADLGYDGRVDSFTDRTSLSPGSQVNVLEDPGYLDLTQIEASKPHSAQFLPPVERFGPGAPKKANFINELIMEKKSVQSSLPERSGAGEFPSSFNLGSTGQQICRMESLSPVCSRLENEQFKFLGKRVSRLYRLHYHYSKRRHGFRFNPKFYSFLSVREPSHKTGTSLSSLIRSGKRNRMLRSSLPWRQNSWKGYSENMMGKLKKSNAIPYPALPWSFKI